A section of the Echeneis naucrates chromosome 12, fEcheNa1.1, whole genome shotgun sequence genome encodes:
- the pus1 gene encoding pseudouridylate synthase 1 homolog isoform X3 codes for MSETSKDEPAAKLMKRPNEENEDSTEKAQATKRIKVEGVNSEDERKYPKKKVVLLMAYSGKGYYGMQRNPGNSELRTIEDDLVAALVKSGCIPGNHGDDMKKMSFQRCARTDKGVSAAGQVVSLKLWLIEDIVEKINEHLPAQIRVLGFKRVTQGFNSKNNCDARTYSYMLPTVAFSPKDYDTGNIEAFRLESETLSKVNRLFALYKGTHNFHNFTSQKAPNDPSARRYITEMTCGEPFIRNKAEFAVITVRGQSFMLHQIRKMIGLVIAVIKGYAKEDVMERSWGQQKVDVPKAPGLGLVLERVHFDHYNKRFGGDGLHERLEWEREEKAIKAFKEAHIYPTIVETECQEGSMVSWMSTLHIHDFEATAADNKDPKLVSVKLQQRNTFLPDVCY; via the exons ATGAGTGAAACATCTAAAGATGAGCCTGCAGCCAAGCTGATGAAAAGACCCAACGAAGAAAATGAAGACTCCACTGAGAAGGCACAGGCTactaaaagaataaaagtagAGGGGGTGAACTCTGAAGATGAAAGGAAATATCCCAAAAAGAAAGTGGTCCTCCTCATGGCATACTCTGGAAAGGGATACTATGGCATGCAG aggAATCCGGGCAATTCTGAGTTAAGGACCATCGAGGATGACCTGGTAGCAGCTCTTGTTAAATCTGGTTGCATTCCTGGAAACCATGGTGATGACATGAAGAAGATGTCTTTCCAAAGATGTGCCAGAACAGATAAG GGTGTGTCTGCTGCTGGCCAAGTGGTATCTCTAAAGCTTTGGCTAATTGAAGACATCGTTGAAAAAATCAATGAGCATCTGCCTGCACAGATCAGAGTACTTG GTTTTAAACGGGTGACCCAGGGTTTCAATTCCAAAAACAACTGTGATGCTCGTACATACTCCTATATGCTTCCAACAGTTGCCTTTTCTCCGAAAGACTATGATACAGGGAATATAGAGGCCTTTCGCTTAGAATCAGAGACACTTAGTAAGGTGAACCGTCTGTTTGCTCTCTACAAAGGCACCCATAATTTCCATAACTTCACCTCCCAGAAGGCTCCAAATGACCCCAGCGCACGCCGATATATTACAGAGATGACGTGTGGAGAGCCCTTCATCCGCAACAAAGCTGAGTTTGCTGTGATCACTGTGAGAGGTCAGAGTTTTATGCTGCACCAAATCCGCAAGATGATTGGCTTGGTGATTGCGGTGATAAAGGGCTATGCAAAAGAAGACGTGATGGAGCGGAGCTGGGGAcaacagaaagtggatgtgccTAAAGCTCCAGGACTGGGGCTGGTCCTGGAAAGAGTTCACTTTGACCATTACAACAAACGCTTTGGAGGGGATGGGCTGCATGAGCGTCTGGAATGGGAACGTGAAGAAAAAGCAATCAAGGCTTTTAAGGAAGCTCACATATACCCCACCATTGTTGAGACAGAATGTCAGGAGGGCTCCATGGTCAGCTGGATGTCTACACTTCATATCCATGATTTTGAGGCCACAGCTGCTGATAATAAGGATCCCAAACTGGTATCTGTAAAGTTGCAACAGAGAAACACTTTTTTACCTGATGTATGCTATTAA
- the pus1 gene encoding pseudouridylate synthase 1 homolog isoform X1 → MFKFRSLLSALVNHTLTQRTKGGLNRFCCIMSETSKDEPAAKLMKRPNEENEDSTEKAQATKRIKVEGVNSEDERKYPKKKVVLLMAYSGKGYYGMQRNPGNSELRTIEDDLVAALVKSGCIPGNHGDDMKKMSFQRCARTDKGVSAAGQVVSLKLWLIEDIVEKINEHLPAQIRVLGFKRVTQGFNSKNNCDARTYSYMLPTVAFSPKDYDTGNIEAFRLESETLSKVNRLFALYKGTHNFHNFTSQKAPNDPSARRYITEMTCGEPFIRNKAEFAVITVRGQSFMLHQIRKMIGLVIAVIKGYAKEDVMERSWGQQKVDVPKAPGLGLVLERVHFDHYNKRFGGDGLHERLEWEREEKAIKAFKEAHIYPTIVETECQEGSMVSWMSTLHIHDFEATAADNKDPKLVSVKLQQRNTFLPDVCY, encoded by the exons ATGTTTAAATTCAGATCACTGCTGAGTGCCTTAGTTAACCATACACTAACGCAAAGGACAAAGG GTGGCCTAAATAGGTTCTGTTGCATCATGAGTGAAACATCTAAAGATGAGCCTGCAGCCAAGCTGATGAAAAGACCCAACGAAGAAAATGAAGACTCCACTGAGAAGGCACAGGCTactaaaagaataaaagtagAGGGGGTGAACTCTGAAGATGAAAGGAAATATCCCAAAAAGAAAGTGGTCCTCCTCATGGCATACTCTGGAAAGGGATACTATGGCATGCAG aggAATCCGGGCAATTCTGAGTTAAGGACCATCGAGGATGACCTGGTAGCAGCTCTTGTTAAATCTGGTTGCATTCCTGGAAACCATGGTGATGACATGAAGAAGATGTCTTTCCAAAGATGTGCCAGAACAGATAAG GGTGTGTCTGCTGCTGGCCAAGTGGTATCTCTAAAGCTTTGGCTAATTGAAGACATCGTTGAAAAAATCAATGAGCATCTGCCTGCACAGATCAGAGTACTTG GTTTTAAACGGGTGACCCAGGGTTTCAATTCCAAAAACAACTGTGATGCTCGTACATACTCCTATATGCTTCCAACAGTTGCCTTTTCTCCGAAAGACTATGATACAGGGAATATAGAGGCCTTTCGCTTAGAATCAGAGACACTTAGTAAGGTGAACCGTCTGTTTGCTCTCTACAAAGGCACCCATAATTTCCATAACTTCACCTCCCAGAAGGCTCCAAATGACCCCAGCGCACGCCGATATATTACAGAGATGACGTGTGGAGAGCCCTTCATCCGCAACAAAGCTGAGTTTGCTGTGATCACTGTGAGAGGTCAGAGTTTTATGCTGCACCAAATCCGCAAGATGATTGGCTTGGTGATTGCGGTGATAAAGGGCTATGCAAAAGAAGACGTGATGGAGCGGAGCTGGGGAcaacagaaagtggatgtgccTAAAGCTCCAGGACTGGGGCTGGTCCTGGAAAGAGTTCACTTTGACCATTACAACAAACGCTTTGGAGGGGATGGGCTGCATGAGCGTCTGGAATGGGAACGTGAAGAAAAAGCAATCAAGGCTTTTAAGGAAGCTCACATATACCCCACCATTGTTGAGACAGAATGTCAGGAGGGCTCCATGGTCAGCTGGATGTCTACACTTCATATCCATGATTTTGAGGCCACAGCTGCTGATAATAAGGATCCCAAACTGGTATCTGTAAAGTTGCAACAGAGAAACACTTTTTTACCTGATGTATGCTATTAA
- the pus1 gene encoding pseudouridylate synthase 1 homolog isoform X2: MFKFRSLLSALVNHTLTQRTKGGLNRFCCIMSETSKDEPAAKLMKRPNEENEDSTEKAQATKRIKVEGVNSEDERKYPKKKVVLLMAYSGKGYYGMQRNPGNSELRTIEDDLVAALVKSGCIPGNHGDDMKKMSFQRCARTDKGVSAAGQVVSLKLWLIEDIVEKINEHLPAQIRVLGFKRVTQGFNSKNNCDARTYSYMLPTVAFSPKDYDTGNIEAFRLESETLSKVNRLFALYKGTHNFHNFTSQKAPNDPSARRYITEMTCGEPFIRNKAEFAVITVRGQSFMLHQIRKMIGLVIAVIKGYAKEDVMERSWGQQKVDVPKAPGLGLVLERVHFDHYNKRFGGDGLHERLEWEREEKAIKAFKEAHIYPTIVETECQEGSMVSWMSTLHIHDFEATAADNKDPKLDNTEEGNVSD, from the exons ATGTTTAAATTCAGATCACTGCTGAGTGCCTTAGTTAACCATACACTAACGCAAAGGACAAAGG GTGGCCTAAATAGGTTCTGTTGCATCATGAGTGAAACATCTAAAGATGAGCCTGCAGCCAAGCTGATGAAAAGACCCAACGAAGAAAATGAAGACTCCACTGAGAAGGCACAGGCTactaaaagaataaaagtagAGGGGGTGAACTCTGAAGATGAAAGGAAATATCCCAAAAAGAAAGTGGTCCTCCTCATGGCATACTCTGGAAAGGGATACTATGGCATGCAG aggAATCCGGGCAATTCTGAGTTAAGGACCATCGAGGATGACCTGGTAGCAGCTCTTGTTAAATCTGGTTGCATTCCTGGAAACCATGGTGATGACATGAAGAAGATGTCTTTCCAAAGATGTGCCAGAACAGATAAG GGTGTGTCTGCTGCTGGCCAAGTGGTATCTCTAAAGCTTTGGCTAATTGAAGACATCGTTGAAAAAATCAATGAGCATCTGCCTGCACAGATCAGAGTACTTG GTTTTAAACGGGTGACCCAGGGTTTCAATTCCAAAAACAACTGTGATGCTCGTACATACTCCTATATGCTTCCAACAGTTGCCTTTTCTCCGAAAGACTATGATACAGGGAATATAGAGGCCTTTCGCTTAGAATCAGAGACACTTAGTAAGGTGAACCGTCTGTTTGCTCTCTACAAAGGCACCCATAATTTCCATAACTTCACCTCCCAGAAGGCTCCAAATGACCCCAGCGCACGCCGATATATTACAGAGATGACGTGTGGAGAGCCCTTCATCCGCAACAAAGCTGAGTTTGCTGTGATCACTGTGAGAGGTCAGAGTTTTATGCTGCACCAAATCCGCAAGATGATTGGCTTGGTGATTGCGGTGATAAAGGGCTATGCAAAAGAAGACGTGATGGAGCGGAGCTGGGGAcaacagaaagtggatgtgccTAAAGCTCCAGGACTGGGGCTGGTCCTGGAAAGAGTTCACTTTGACCATTACAACAAACGCTTTGGAGGGGATGGGCTGCATGAGCGTCTGGAATGGGAACGTGAAGAAAAAGCAATCAAGGCTTTTAAGGAAGCTCACATATACCCCACCATTGTTGAGACAGAATGTCAGGAGGGCTCCATGGTCAGCTGGATGTCTACACTTCATATCCATGATTTTGAGGCCACAGCTGCTGATAATAAGGATCCCAAACTG gaCAACACAGAAGAAGGAAATGTCTCAGATTAG